From a single Armatimonadota bacterium genomic region:
- the cas10 gene encoding type III-A CRISPR-associated protein Cas10/Csm1 codes for MNPEYDSVVCAALLHDIGKFLQRGYARNEPHHRISGWFVSQNKVSFRDPDLVELLASHHHEGQYAHETDKPAAIKDERHRMLAYLVSAADTESASERIDEKAEEGYQPLVPMDSVFSQVDLGSGIGDVRRHNLSVLFKGDVFPHPSEADVQHNVQEYQQHFDRFLTEFRDLFPEPYDRMNDTLTYLLQKYLWCVPSDTTKVARDISLADHMKVSAALAACFYKWHEANGWTESSVRNRSLAKTYLLCGDISGIQNFIYGIASVGTGGVAKRLRGRSFRISMLTDAVAIRILHALDLPLACRIMSAGGQFYLLIPNTEADRNAASQAVRDISDWLLKSFNGEIALSVGGCEIAGDDLSQSKFDQVLSTARVELAQGKQRKFSDALGTDRVVLPLDYSGRRACSVCERRPADFSEEEEVAECEECRADRDLGRKLVSEDAWLVISDRKDGASEPLFENPTWFAGIATDSRRVASMSPIAAFNLRGSGLLPGVPCGYQLHAGYVPRKDGEDAHEIKSFEDLADASTGVKLLGVLRADVDHLGLVFTLGMEKHASLSRIATMSSMLHYFFTYELQGIIEKEFPDTYTAYAGGDDLMLIGPWDKTIELSKRISDEFRRFTAENPNITISAGIGTYKPKSPIATTSRLTGELLERSKSAGRDRLTIFDTTFEWPRFDEVREWKQSLIESLQSPDDSVSSGFVYRLLAYREQAVDFYRHGAAKSVMYRPHLAYDLARNFRDKNGNPKIDADLLEGLTDLIGADENQWSLLKAAITWCAYSIRKGRVD; via the coding sequence GTGAACCCGGAATACGACTCCGTAGTATGTGCCGCACTGCTTCACGATATCGGCAAGTTCCTCCAGAGAGGATACGCCCGAAACGAACCGCACCATAGAATCTCAGGATGGTTCGTGTCTCAGAACAAAGTCTCCTTTCGAGATCCGGATCTCGTCGAACTACTGGCCAGTCACCATCACGAAGGCCAGTATGCGCATGAGACCGACAAGCCGGCAGCCATCAAAGATGAACGCCACCGAATGCTGGCCTATCTCGTCAGCGCAGCGGATACTGAATCCGCCTCGGAGCGCATTGACGAAAAGGCGGAAGAGGGATACCAACCGCTGGTGCCGATGGACTCGGTTTTCTCACAGGTTGACCTGGGCTCAGGAATAGGCGACGTTCGCCGTCACAATCTTTCCGTGCTGTTCAAGGGAGACGTCTTCCCACACCCATCCGAGGCCGATGTCCAGCATAACGTACAGGAGTATCAGCAGCACTTCGACCGCTTCCTCACGGAGTTCCGGGACTTGTTCCCGGAGCCCTATGATCGAATGAACGACACCCTGACCTATCTGTTGCAGAAGTACCTGTGGTGCGTGCCAAGTGACACGACGAAGGTTGCCAGGGACATCAGTCTCGCCGATCACATGAAGGTCTCCGCCGCGCTGGCAGCATGCTTCTACAAGTGGCACGAGGCGAACGGATGGACTGAGTCCTCGGTCAGGAACCGCAGTCTGGCGAAAACATACCTCTTGTGCGGAGACATTTCGGGCATTCAGAACTTCATATACGGCATCGCCAGCGTAGGCACCGGCGGGGTCGCCAAGCGTCTGCGAGGCCGATCATTCCGCATCTCAATGCTGACGGACGCGGTCGCCATCCGCATACTCCATGCGTTGGACCTTCCCCTCGCCTGCAGGATCATGTCGGCCGGCGGGCAGTTCTACCTCCTGATTCCGAACACCGAGGCTGATCGGAACGCGGCCAGCCAGGCGGTTCGAGATATCTCCGACTGGCTGCTGAAGAGCTTCAACGGGGAGATCGCGCTCTCCGTAGGCGGCTGCGAAATCGCCGGGGACGACCTGTCACAGAGCAAGTTCGATCAAGTTCTGTCAACTGCCCGCGTCGAGCTGGCCCAGGGCAAGCAGCGCAAGTTCTCCGATGCGCTGGGCACGGACCGCGTCGTCCTGCCGCTTGACTACAGCGGCCGTCGCGCCTGTTCGGTCTGCGAGAGGCGTCCCGCGGACTTTTCGGAGGAAGAAGAGGTTGCCGAGTGCGAGGAATGCCGTGCCGACCGTGATCTCGGTCGGAAGCTGGTCTCAGAGGATGCCTGGCTGGTAATCTCCGATCGGAAAGACGGGGCGTCGGAGCCTCTATTCGAGAATCCGACATGGTTTGCGGGCATCGCAACGGATTCACGCCGCGTCGCCTCGATGTCTCCGATCGCGGCCTTCAACCTCAGGGGATCGGGGCTTCTGCCTGGTGTGCCGTGCGGCTACCAGCTTCACGCGGGTTACGTGCCGCGGAAGGACGGTGAGGATGCGCACGAGATCAAGAGCTTCGAGGATCTGGCGGATGCCAGCACGGGCGTGAAGTTGCTCGGAGTGCTCCGGGCCGACGTGGACCACTTGGGACTGGTCTTCACTCTCGGCATGGAGAAGCACGCGTCGCTGAGCCGCATAGCCACCATGAGTTCGATGCTTCACTACTTCTTTACGTACGAACTTCAGGGAATCATCGAGAAGGAGTTCCCGGACACTTACACCGCGTACGCTGGCGGGGACGACCTGATGCTGATCGGACCCTGGGACAAGACAATCGAGCTGTCGAAACGGATATCGGACGAGTTCCGCAGGTTTACGGCGGAGAACCCGAACATCACGATCTCGGCGGGCATCGGCACCTACAAGCCGAAGAGTCCGATCGCGACGACATCGCGTCTGACCGGCGAGTTGCTCGAGCGTTCTAAATCCGCCGGCAGAGACCGTCTGACGATCTTCGACACAACCTTCGAGTGGCCAAGGTTCGATGAGGTCAGAGAGTGGAAACAGTCGCTTATCGAAAGCCTGCAGAGTCCGGACGATTCCGTGTCGTCCGGATTCGTGTACAGATTGCTGGCCTATCGAGAGCAGGCGGTGGATTTCTATCGACATGGGGCTGCGAAGAGCGTGATGTACCGTCCGCACCTTGCGTATGACTTGGCGCGCAACTTCCGAGACAAGAACGGGAATCCCAAGATAGATGCTGATCTGCTGGAAGGGTTGACCGATCTGATCGGCGCAGACGAGAATCAGTGGTCTCTCCTGAAGGCGGCAATCACATGGTGCGCATATTCCATCAGGAAAGGAAGGGTTGACTGA
- the csm3 gene encoding type III-A CRISPR-associated RAMP protein Csm3 produces MRLIRYKNVTGKIVLHTGLHIGGSQETTQIGGVDNPVIRQPIDNMPFIPGSSLKGKMRSLLELLLDKVEVGDRTDGKAHRYRKGACDSEPCPICYIFGASADNGAPIGPARLVVRDCMIDRDHADVKKLLENSFGLPLSEDKAEVGINRITSASEGSLRKTERVPAGAVFNLDITYRVFDDGDGGKKDEELFEYVRKGLALVEKDTLGGSGSRGYGKVRFEDLKVDGVETSLPEV; encoded by the coding sequence GTGAGACTGATCAGGTACAAGAACGTGACCGGTAAGATAGTGCTGCACACCGGGTTGCACATCGGCGGATCACAGGAAACGACTCAGATTGGTGGAGTGGATAACCCCGTCATACGGCAACCGATCGATAACATGCCGTTCATACCTGGCTCGAGTCTGAAGGGTAAGATGCGCTCGCTTCTCGAGCTGTTGTTGGACAAGGTGGAGGTCGGTGACAGGACGGACGGCAAGGCGCACAGGTACCGCAAGGGAGCATGCGATAGTGAGCCCTGCCCCATATGCTACATATTCGGAGCCTCCGCGGACAACGGCGCGCCGATCGGGCCGGCCCGACTTGTGGTTCGTGACTGCATGATAGACAGGGACCATGCGGACGTGAAGAAGCTCCTGGAGAATTCCTTCGGGCTGCCTCTGTCTGAGGACAAGGCCGAAGTCGGCATCAACCGCATCACCAGCGCATCCGAGGGCAGCCTTCGGAAGACCGAGCGTGTGCCCGCCGGCGCCGTGTTCAACCTGGACATCACGTACCGCGTCTTCGACGACGGGGATGGCGGTAAGAAGGACGAGGAGTTGTTCGAGTACGTGCGCAAGGGCCTTGCGCTCGTCGAGAAGGACACGCTCGGCGGAAGCGGAAGCCGGGGCTACGGCAAGGTGCGTTTCGAAGACTTGAAGGTTGACGGCGTCGAAACGTCGCTACCAGAGGTATGA
- the csm2 gene encoding type III-A CRISPR-associated protein Csm2 codes for MARVFNEVDNPAELVIKDAEELAQLVADKDQGTRSQMRRFYQEFVKLRQGVPAGDEVAYKRNEVALKMLVAKAAYATGRKNSKVSAKFKDWLQKNVRAITCAQDVHTFGDYYEAFIGFFYAQTPDGQQSRPGGQPQGGRRYSQGGGRR; via the coding sequence GTGGCAAGAGTGTTTAATGAAGTGGACAACCCGGCGGAGTTGGTGATCAAAGACGCCGAGGAGTTGGCCCAGTTGGTGGCAGACAAGGACCAGGGCACCAGGAGCCAGATGCGCAGATTCTACCAAGAGTTCGTAAAGCTCAGGCAGGGTGTCCCTGCCGGAGACGAGGTTGCGTACAAGCGAAATGAAGTGGCCCTCAAGATGCTTGTCGCCAAAGCGGCGTACGCGACGGGCCGGAAGAACTCCAAGGTCTCCGCGAAGTTCAAAGACTGGCTTCAGAAGAACGTGAGGGCGATCACCTGCGCGCAGGACGTTCACACGTTCGGCGACTACTATGAAGCTTTCATCGGTTTCTTCTATGCGCAGACTCCCGACGGGCAGCAGTCCCGTCCGGGCGGTCAACCGCAGGGCGGTCGTCGCTATTCGCAGGGGGGAGGTAGAAGGTGA